The Chitinophagales bacterium genome has a segment encoding these proteins:
- a CDS encoding helix-turn-helix transcriptional regulator has translation MDIKQKFGNNLKRLRLEKGLSQEKLALIAEIDRTYIPSIEKGERNVSIVIAEKLAIALNVPITELFKD, from the coding sequence ATGGACATTAAGCAAAAATTTGGCAATAACTTAAAACGTCTGCGATTAGAAAAAGGTCTATCACAAGAGAAACTTGCATTAATTGCTGAAATCGACAGGACATACATTCCAAGCATTGAAAAAGGCGAAAGGAACGTATCAATCGTTATTGCAGAAAAACTTGCCATTGCTTTAAATGTTCCAATTACAGAACTATTTAAAGACTAA
- a CDS encoding protein tlpB: MSATKKYLPWFFRILVFGLFVLSAVAKSFPIWAFEKQLVDLKFCNWCQAHYLARFIIALELAIGFAMLFNNYIKRIVIPITIGLLVVFCIHLIYQMIQFGAMNGNCGCFGQLIPMTPLEAFIKNIITIAILLYLWKVVEEKPKGQNKLLPLLFMYTSALFLMFALFPFESCFGKGKATSTEQVDMILEDNPSNELLNDIPTDIANDETLDDEIAQTTSTNDDNEIKAVSKQLEKTQIAENAIATEKKDNTTVKTTVTKSNEPKPVKSKFSKYTSFNGKTVNLDQGKKIVCMFVIGCEHCRHAAKEICQMKQANPNFPEVYILFMDEEAENAPDFFAEAGCKIPYKIIDIPEFWTVMGPTANTPGVFYLWNGNIQKSFEGTGDNAFNATALKKAIEAK; the protein is encoded by the coding sequence ATGAGTGCTACAAAAAAATATTTGCCTTGGTTTTTTAGAATTTTAGTATTTGGTTTATTTGTGCTGTCTGCTGTAGCAAAGTCGTTTCCAATTTGGGCTTTCGAAAAACAACTAGTCGACCTAAAATTCTGTAATTGGTGTCAAGCACATTATTTAGCAAGATTTATTATTGCACTAGAATTAGCCATTGGTTTTGCCATGTTATTCAATAATTATATTAAACGAATTGTTATACCAATAACCATTGGCTTACTAGTAGTTTTTTGTATTCACTTAATCTATCAAATGATTCAATTTGGTGCAATGAATGGCAACTGCGGTTGTTTTGGTCAATTAATACCAATGACACCATTAGAAGCTTTTATTAAAAATATTATCACCATAGCTATTTTACTTTATTTGTGGAAAGTAGTAGAGGAAAAGCCAAAAGGTCAAAATAAATTGTTACCACTATTATTTATGTATACAAGTGCTTTGTTTTTAATGTTTGCCCTATTTCCTTTCGAATCATGTTTTGGCAAAGGTAAAGCTACATCAACAGAGCAAGTAGACATGATTTTAGAAGACAATCCATCTAACGAATTACTCAATGATATTCCAACAGATATTGCCAATGATGAGACACTAGATGATGAAATAGCTCAAACAACTTCTACTAATGATGACAATGAAATAAAAGCAGTAAGCAAACAGTTAGAAAAAACGCAAATAGCAGAAAATGCAATTGCTACAGAAAAAAAAGATAATACTACTGTAAAAACAACAGTAACTAAGTCGAATGAGCCAAAACCAGTGAAGTCTAAATTTTCAAAATACACTAGTTTTAATGGAAAAACTGTTAATCTAGACCAAGGTAAAAAAATAGTATGCATGTTTGTTATTGGTTGCGAACACTGTAGACATGCAGCCAAAGAAATCTGTCAAATGAAACAAGCCAATCCAAATTTTCCTGAAGTATATATTTTATTTATGGATGAAGAAGCAGAAAATGCACCAGATTTTTTTGCAGAAGCTGGTTGTAAAATTCCTTATAAAATTATAGATATTCCAGAATTTTGGACAGTAATGGGACCAACAGCCAATACGCCTGGAGTTTTTTACTTGTGGAATGGCAATATTCAAAAAAGTTTTGAAGGCACTGGAGACAATGCATTTAATGCAACAGCACTTAAAAAAGCAATAGAAGCAAAATAA
- a CDS encoding N-6 DNA methylase produces MNSLFDIELSKEDNLLKRFEEIHDYIYANDGLSPQQTLEEFVKILFIKIFDENEKLKQFSVSSEEWNDIKLGKNVSSFSDRIAALFDKTQKEYKDIFDTDDRIKLSQNALGFTVNKLQGISLLDSSQDAKGLAFQKFLSHHEKDGRGQFFTPEPVIDFCVAIMQPKTSETIIDPACGSGGFLMSALKYLQINNQNLNTSKTVSQNIFGLDINRSIARIAKMKLLLEANGKTNILCTNSLEDLDSIKLSLGQKNGFDLILTNPPFGAKITQSSVLSKFDLGHKWGNHEKEFYQSKTVYANQNAEILFIERCLQLLKEGGRMAIVLPNGNFENPSLEYLRYYIKQKAKVLAIVNLPQETFIPYGTGVKTSLLFLEKDSKNEERQYPIFFGRVTKLGYQGNKNGTPLYQKDKFGQIIKDKNGQPILDEDFSTIIEAYKSFQKGKNVENDNAFSIQFNELNGRFDFDFYSPENRKMFSNLNNTKTVRLGDICEIVKIKSRKLKDPNLTVEYVELSDINTHSYEIINSTTHQVHELPSRASYEIEQGDIITAIAGNSVGTRKHATAFVIDEFAGSICTNGFRVLRNFQIDKYYLLYYLKSEMFLKQMFMYRTGAAIPNVSDIDLANIIIHLPEQKTIEDISNKMKKAFELRQASKEQIESIELELV; encoded by the coding sequence ATGAATTCTTTATTTGACATAGAACTTTCCAAAGAAGATAACCTTTTAAAAAGGTTTGAGGAAATTCACGACTATATTTATGCCAATGACGGCTTGTCTCCGCAACAAACTTTGGAGGAGTTTGTAAAAATTTTGTTCATCAAAATTTTTGACGAAAACGAAAAACTAAAACAGTTTTCCGTTTCTTCTGAAGAATGGAATGATATAAAATTGGGTAAAAATGTTTCTTCATTTTCCGACCGAATAGCTGCTTTATTTGATAAAACACAAAAAGAATATAAAGACATTTTTGATACGGACGACCGTATAAAACTAAGTCAAAACGCTCTTGGTTTTACAGTCAATAAATTGCAGGGAATTTCATTGCTTGACTCATCGCAAGACGCAAAAGGATTGGCTTTTCAAAAGTTTTTATCGCACCACGAGAAAGACGGACGAGGACAATTTTTTACACCAGAGCCTGTCATTGATTTTTGCGTTGCAATTATGCAACCAAAAACAAGCGAAACAATTATTGACCCAGCTTGTGGAAGTGGCGGTTTTTTGATGTCGGCTTTGAAATATCTACAAATAAACAATCAAAATTTGAACACTTCAAAAACCGTTTCACAAAACATTTTCGGCTTAGACATCAATCGAAGTATTGCCCGAATTGCCAAAATGAAATTGCTTTTGGAAGCTAACGGAAAAACAAACATTCTTTGCACTAATTCATTAGAAGATTTAGACAGTATTAAACTTTCATTAGGTCAAAAAAATGGTTTTGATTTGATTTTAACTAATCCGCCATTCGGTGCAAAAATTACACAATCGTCTGTTTTGTCAAAATTTGACTTGGGTCATAAGTGGGGAAATCATGAAAAGGAATTTTATCAATCTAAAACAGTTTATGCCAATCAAAATGCCGAAATTCTCTTTATTGAACGTTGCTTACAACTTTTGAAAGAAGGCGGAAGAATGGCAATCGTTTTGCCAAACGGAAATTTTGAAAATCCGTCTTTGGAATATTTGCGTTATTATATCAAGCAAAAAGCAAAAGTTTTGGCTATTGTGAATTTACCACAAGAAACTTTTATTCCATACGGCACAGGCGTAAAAACTTCGTTGTTATTTTTAGAAAAAGACAGCAAAAACGAAGAACGTCAATATCCTATTTTCTTTGGTAGAGTTACTAAATTAGGTTATCAAGGCAACAAAAATGGAACACCACTCTACCAAAAAGACAAATTCGGACAAATCATAAAAGACAAAAATGGACAGCCAATTTTAGACGAAGATTTTTCGACAATTATTGAAGCATACAAATCATTTCAAAAAGGTAAAAATGTGGAAAATGACAACGCATTTTCAATCCAATTCAACGAACTTAATGGACGTTTTGACTTTGATTTTTATTCGCCCGAAAATCGTAAAATGTTTTCTAATTTGAATAACACAAAAACAGTTCGCTTGGGAGATATTTGTGAAATCGTGAAAATAAAAAGCAGAAAACTAAAAGACCCGAATTTGACTGTTGAATATGTTGAACTTTCGGACATCAATACTCATTCATACGAAATTATCAATTCAACAACTCACCAAGTTCACGAATTGCCAAGTAGAGCAAGTTATGAAATTGAACAAGGTGACATCATTACGGCGATTGCAGGAAATTCCGTAGGAACACGAAAACACGCAACAGCCTTTGTAATAGACGAGTTTGCAGGAAGTATTTGTACCAATGGTTTTAGAGTTTTGCGTAACTTTCAAATTGACAAATATTATTTGCTTTATTATTTGAAATCGGAAATGTTTTTGAAGCAAATGTTTATGTATCGTACAGGTGCAGCCATTCCAAATGTTTCAGACATTGACTTGGCAAACATCATTATTCATTTGCCAGAACAAAAAACAATTGAGGACATTAGTAATAAAATGAAAAAAGCATTTGAATTGCGACAAGCATCCAAAGAACAAATTGAAAGTATTGAATTAGAACTTGTGTAA
- a CDS encoding N-acetyltransferase produces the protein MKEEFINIPLVNNEEESRFEIKINNHYSFIEYRVINNLLALIHTETQPELAGTGAATAVVEKTLQYVDENDIKILPYCPFILAYIKKHPEWKKVVDKHFRAYDEI, from the coding sequence ATGAAAGAAGAATTTATAAATATTCCATTGGTTAACAATGAAGAAGAATCTAGGTTTGAAATTAAAATAAACAACCATTACTCTTTTATAGAATATAGAGTAATCAATAATTTATTAGCATTAATACATACCGAAACACAGCCAGAGTTAGCAGGAACTGGTGCTGCTACTGCTGTAGTAGAAAAAACACTTCAGTATGTAGATGAAAACGACATTAAAATTCTGCCATACTGTCCTTTTATATTGGCATATATTAAAAAACATCCTGAATGGAAAAAAGTAGTTGATAAACATTTTAGAGCTTACGACGAAATTTAG
- a CDS encoding MBL fold metallo-hydrolase, translating into MDYLKQFGGKITDQHKATYSNSKNWDGKQFINLEPTAIEVSFQNLPKLLKKQLSNRKFKTPTTPIPIIPFNIDEFLEPSQHLKFIWYGHSVVLLRLNGKTILIDPMLGDNASPIAPITTKRFSDNSIDIIDQLPEIDLVLFTHDHYDHLDYASVVKLKSKVKHYFVALGVDRHLERWGIDTAKMTTFDWWQQQQFIDINISFTPTRHFSGRGLSDRAKTLWGGWVLQTPTENIYFSGDGGYGNHFKTIGETFKHFDFAFMECGQYNEHWHKIHMYPEEAVQAAIDVNAKKAMPVHWAGFSLALHAWTEPIERFIEAANQQNLPIIYPKIGKLITAYSNDNNSWWKQYL; encoded by the coding sequence ATGGATTATCTAAAACAATTTGGTGGAAAAATAACCGACCAACACAAAGCAACTTATTCCAACTCAAAAAATTGGGATGGCAAACAGTTCATCAACCTAGAACCAACTGCTATAGAGGTAAGTTTTCAAAATTTACCTAAACTATTAAAAAAACAACTAAGCAATAGAAAGTTTAAAACACCAACTACACCAATTCCTATTATTCCTTTTAATATTGATGAATTCTTAGAACCAAGTCAACATTTAAAATTTATTTGGTACGGACATTCAGTTGTATTATTGCGTTTAAATGGAAAAACGATATTAATTGATCCAATGCTAGGTGATAACGCTTCGCCAATTGCTCCAATTACTACCAAACGATTTTCCGATAATAGTATTGATATCATTGATCAATTACCAGAAATTGATTTAGTGTTATTTACGCACGACCACTATGATCATTTAGATTATGCAAGTGTCGTTAAACTAAAATCGAAAGTAAAACACTATTTCGTAGCATTAGGTGTAGACCGACATTTAGAACGATGGGGAATTGATACTGCAAAAATGACTACATTCGATTGGTGGCAACAACAACAATTTATTGATATTAATATATCATTTACACCTACTCGTCATTTTTCTGGCAGAGGTTTAAGCGACAGAGCAAAAACTTTGTGGGGTGGTTGGGTACTGCAAACACCAACCGAAAATATTTATTTTAGTGGAGATGGTGGTTATGGCAATCATTTTAAAACCATAGGCGAAACATTTAAACACTTCGATTTTGCTTTTATGGAATGTGGACAATACAATGAACATTGGCATAAAATACATATGTATCCAGAAGAAGCCGTACAAGCAGCTATTGATGTAAATGCTAAAAAAGCAATGCCAGTACATTGGGCAGGATTTTCTTTAGCATTGCACGCTTGGACAGAACCAATAGAACGATTTATTGAAGCTGCCAATCAACAAAATTTGCCAATTATATATCCAAAAATTGGCAAACTCATTACAGCGTATAGTAATGACAATAATAGTTGGTGGAAACAATATTTGTAA
- a CDS encoding IS3 family transposase, with protein MKARHQYIGFAKLCRLFGITRQAYYQHFNQAVNTALQQELIIKEVLKIRQYHPRIGTRKLYIMLEAFMLSHQIKMGRDALFNLLSQYNLLIRKRRSNIKTTQSHHWLKKYPNLIKDLTPTKPNQLYVSDITYWKINIGYVYISLITDAYSHKIVGYHLSETLDADSSLKALKMALLPLDTKLNSSLIHHSDRGVQYCSHKYVNLLQQNSIDVSMTENGDPLENAIAERVNGILKEEYLDHYDLRNITEAKILLDQVIKLYNEDRPHMSIGNLVPSLVHQNQTIKIEKKWKNYYQRKQTVNLF; from the coding sequence ATGAAAGCACGACATCAATATATAGGATTCGCAAAGCTATGCCGATTGTTTGGTATTACACGACAGGCATATTATCAGCACTTCAACCAAGCTGTTAACACAGCACTTCAACAGGAATTAATAATAAAAGAGGTATTAAAAATCCGTCAATATCATCCAAGAATAGGTACTAGAAAATTGTATATAATGTTAGAAGCATTTATGTTATCACACCAAATAAAAATGGGTAGAGATGCTTTGTTTAACTTGCTATCACAATATAATTTGTTGATACGAAAAAGACGCAGCAATATTAAAACAACTCAGTCGCACCATTGGCTAAAGAAGTATCCAAACTTAATAAAAGACTTAACTCCAACAAAACCTAATCAATTGTATGTCAGTGATATTACATATTGGAAGATAAATATAGGATATGTGTATATTAGCTTAATTACAGATGCTTACAGTCATAAAATAGTAGGTTATCATTTATCTGAAACACTTGATGCAGACAGTAGTTTAAAAGCATTAAAAATGGCACTTTTACCATTAGATACAAAGCTCAATAGCTCACTTATACATCACAGCGATAGAGGTGTACAATATTGCAGTCATAAATATGTAAATCTGCTACAGCAAAACAGCATAGATGTTAGCATGACAGAGAATGGTGATCCATTAGAAAATGCAATAGCAGAGAGAGTAAATGGTATCTTGAAAGAAGAATATTTAGACCATTATGATCTAAGAAATATAACAGAAGCCAAGATATTATTAGACCAAGTAATAAAACTATATAATGAAGATAGACCACATATGAGTATAGGAAATTTAGTACCGAGTTTAGTACATCAAAATCAAACAATTAAAATAGAAAAAAAATGGAAAAATTATTACCAAAGAAAACAAACTGTAAACCTATTTTAG
- a CDS encoding pirin family protein: MKTKNVEMVATPSAPHFVGDGFRVHNFIPSYPRLNMHRMDPFIMLDYNSLYHFPASEQPKGVGVHPHRGFETVTIAYKGKVEHHDSSGGGGVIEEGDVQWMTAASGVLHKEYHEKEWSKNGGDFQMVQLWVNLPAKDKMSTPKYQALSNKDIAKVMLNNNSGQVEVIAGEYQGTKGSAFTFTPINMFNAKLNKGGSATFNFPEHYNTVALVIEGNITINDTEKVPTNNLALFENKGETFTIHANENAIVLILSGEPIKEPIAAHGPFVMNTREELVEAFNDFNLGKFGYLAD, translated from the coding sequence ATGAAAACAAAAAATGTTGAAATGGTGGCTACACCTAGTGCACCACATTTCGTAGGAGATGGCTTTAGAGTTCATAACTTTATACCTAGCTATCCAAGATTAAATATGCATCGAATGGATCCATTTATCATGTTAGATTATAATTCGTTGTATCATTTTCCAGCAAGCGAACAACCAAAAGGTGTTGGCGTGCATCCACATCGTGGTTTTGAAACCGTAACCATTGCTTACAAAGGCAAAGTAGAACATCACGATTCTTCTGGTGGTGGTGGTGTTATTGAAGAAGGCGATGTACAATGGATGACTGCTGCAAGCGGTGTATTACACAAAGAATATCACGAAAAAGAATGGAGCAAAAATGGTGGCGATTTTCAAATGGTACAGCTTTGGGTAAATTTACCAGCTAAAGACAAAATGAGTACACCAAAATATCAAGCATTAAGTAACAAGGATATTGCAAAAGTAATGCTAAATAATAATAGTGGACAAGTTGAAGTTATTGCAGGCGAATATCAAGGTACAAAAGGAAGTGCTTTTACTTTCACTCCAATTAATATGTTCAATGCTAAATTAAATAAAGGAGGAAGTGCTACCTTTAATTTTCCTGAACATTATAATACAGTAGCATTAGTAATTGAAGGAAATATCACTATTAATGATACTGAGAAAGTACCTACCAATAATTTAGCTTTGTTTGAAAATAAAGGCGAAACATTTACTATTCATGCTAATGAAAATGCAATTGTTTTAATTTTAAGTGGAGAACCAATTAAAGAACCTATTGCTGCTCATGGACCATTTGTAATGAATACCAGAGAAGAATTAGTTGAAGCATTTAATGATTTTAACTTAGGCAAATTTGGCTATTTAGCAGATTAA
- a CDS encoding phosphoribosylpyrophosphate synthetase, whose product MEAYNNIVEAINALKQQGYTEDFNLKQNCLECSNGSYKVFHNEFEIDKSFRFEADDSSPDGESILYAISSNKYQIKGIMINAYSIYSDDIADEMLEKLKFT is encoded by the coding sequence ATGGAAGCATATAATAACATCGTAGAAGCAATTAATGCATTAAAACAACAAGGATATACAGAAGATTTTAATTTAAAGCAAAATTGTTTAGAGTGTAGCAATGGCTCCTACAAAGTTTTTCACAATGAATTTGAAATAGATAAATCATTTAGATTTGAAGCAGATGACTCAAGTCCAGACGGTGAGTCTATTTTATATGCAATTAGTTCTAACAAATATCAAATTAAAGGAATAATGATAAATGCATATAGTATTTATTCTGATGATATTGCAGATGAGATGTTAGAAAAACTAAAATTTACATAA
- a CDS encoding phosphoribosylformylglycinamidine cyclo-ligase yields the protein MSENRYDIRGVSATKDEVHKAIKNTNQGLFPQAFCKIYPDFLANDDNYAYIMHADGAGTKSSLAYMYWRETGDLSVWKGIAQDAIVMNTDDLICVGATTNFTMSSIINRNKHLVSGDVIEAIIDGTNEIVENLAQHGIVIHAMGGETADVGDTVKTIVVDAVMAARIKKSGVIDNANIKAGNVIIGLASFGQASYEKEYNGGMGSNGLTSARHDVFDKIYAEKYPECFDENTDYDFVFSGSKSLIDKVENVPLDMGKLVLSPTRTYAPVVKKVIETIGVNNINGMIHCSGGAQTKILHYIDQYHIIKDRLFDIPPLFQIIQAESKTNWSEMYQVFNCGHRLEFYCEEQFANEIISIANSFNIDAKIIGRVEASPTKKLTINSTYGTFEY from the coding sequence ATGAGTGAAAATCGATACGATATAAGAGGCGTTTCTGCTACCAAAGATGAAGTCCACAAGGCAATAAAAAATACCAATCAAGGTTTATTTCCACAAGCATTTTGCAAAATCTATCCAGATTTTTTAGCTAATGATGACAACTACGCTTACATCATGCATGCAGATGGAGCAGGAACTAAGTCGTCTTTGGCGTATATGTATTGGAGAGAAACTGGCGATTTATCAGTTTGGAAAGGCATTGCTCAAGATGCTATTGTTATGAATACAGACGATTTAATTTGCGTTGGTGCTACTACCAATTTTACGATGTCGTCTATTATTAATCGTAATAAACACTTGGTTTCTGGTGATGTTATTGAAGCAATAATTGATGGCACAAATGAAATTGTTGAAAATTTAGCACAACACGGAATTGTTATTCATGCAATGGGTGGCGAAACTGCAGATGTTGGTGATACAGTTAAAACAATAGTTGTTGATGCTGTAATGGCTGCAAGAATTAAAAAATCAGGAGTTATTGACAATGCCAATATTAAAGCAGGAAATGTTATTATTGGATTGGCTTCTTTTGGACAAGCATCGTACGAAAAAGAGTACAACGGTGGTATGGGAAGCAATGGTTTAACTTCTGCACGACATGATGTGTTTGATAAAATATATGCAGAAAAATATCCAGAGTGTTTTGATGAAAATACCGATTACGATTTTGTTTTTAGTGGATCAAAATCACTTATAGATAAAGTGGAAAATGTTCCTTTAGATATGGGAAAATTGGTGTTGTCGCCAACCAGAACATATGCACCAGTTGTAAAAAAAGTAATTGAAACTATTGGTGTAAATAATATTAATGGAATGATACATTGTAGTGGAGGTGCACAAACAAAAATACTACATTATATCGATCAATATCATATAATTAAAGATCGTTTGTTTGATATTCCACCTTTATTTCAAATTATACAAGCAGAAAGCAAAACCAATTGGAGTGAAATGTACCAAGTGTTTAACTGTGGACATCGTTTAGAATTTTATTGTGAGGAACAATTTGCGAATGAAATAATTAGTATTGCGAACAGTTTTAATATAGATGCAAAAATTATTGGTAGAGTAGAAGCATCACCTACAAAAAAGCTGACTATAAATTCTACCTACGGAACTTTTGAATATTGA
- a CDS encoding FAD-dependent oxidoreductase yields MRKPKNKTLSTLLSLLNQEIIANGWCRHQPFIKSRRKFISNAAKASVGAGIALSLPNLLTACKNKSDENILDVAILGGGMAGLNCANHLLPSNLSFQIFEASKRLGGRILTHYNDSLGLGIFPEFGGDFIDSDHEDMLDLAKEFNLELIDLVEEQEVNNYIKDIYYFDNRSISETEIIAEFKNIAPKLVADIDALGENYDTEKAIALDNTPLSDYFKSLNCKQWLKDILDAAYIAEFGLDCSEQSTLNFLDMIDTNTNDGFKVFGASDERYRIKGGNSKVIEALVGKIGSNKIKTNHEVKAIKEQKDSTYLITFTDESTVVAKAIVCTIPFTILRKIKLDLKNISSKKRKCIDELGYGTNTKLVLGYKDRPWREQPNHAMGYLFHKDISNGWDGSYTKTENNINNAYICFFGGKFSENLNAQSFKNKMAPPTHVWKTELPEQTVNKMVDDLNSVFPKSKEKFLDKHVFVNWIDYPFAKGSYSCYKVGQWSTIAGLEIEPIGNFLFAGEHCSELFQGFMNGAAATGKQVATAILESIKVS; encoded by the coding sequence ATGAGAAAACCAAAAAACAAAACACTTAGTACTTTATTAAGTTTATTAAATCAAGAGATTATTGCTAATGGTTGGTGTCGACACCAACCATTTATAAAAAGCAGAAGAAAATTCATTAGCAATGCTGCAAAAGCAAGTGTAGGTGCAGGTATTGCACTGTCATTACCTAATCTACTGACTGCTTGTAAAAATAAATCTGATGAAAACATTTTAGATGTTGCCATTTTAGGTGGTGGAATGGCTGGTTTAAATTGTGCTAATCATCTATTACCAAGTAATTTATCTTTTCAAATATTTGAAGCAAGTAAACGATTAGGTGGTAGAATTTTGACACACTATAACGATTCGCTTGGCTTAGGTATTTTTCCTGAATTTGGTGGCGATTTTATTGATTCTGACCATGAAGATATGCTTGATTTGGCAAAAGAATTTAATTTGGAATTAATTGATTTAGTAGAAGAACAAGAAGTAAATAATTATATTAAAGACATATATTATTTTGATAATAGAAGTATTAGTGAAACAGAAATCATAGCAGAGTTTAAAAATATCGCTCCAAAATTAGTAGCAGACATTGATGCTTTAGGCGAAAATTATGATACAGAAAAAGCAATTGCACTTGACAATACACCATTATCCGATTATTTCAAATCATTAAACTGTAAGCAATGGTTAAAAGATATTTTAGATGCAGCTTATATTGCAGAGTTTGGATTAGATTGTAGTGAACAATCTACACTAAATTTTTTAGATATGATTGACACCAATACCAACGATGGATTTAAAGTATTTGGTGCTAGTGATGAACGCTATAGAATTAAAGGTGGCAACTCTAAAGTAATAGAAGCATTGGTTGGAAAAATTGGTTCAAACAAAATAAAAACCAATCACGAAGTAAAAGCTATTAAAGAACAAAAAGATAGTACTTACCTAATTACATTCACAGACGAATCTACTGTTGTAGCAAAGGCAATTGTTTGTACTATTCCGTTTACTATTCTTAGAAAAATAAAACTCGATTTAAAAAATATATCTTCTAAAAAAAGAAAATGTATTGATGAATTAGGTTATGGTACTAATACAAAATTGGTGCTAGGATATAAAGATCGACCTTGGCGAGAACAACCAAATCATGCTATGGGTTATTTATTTCATAAAGATATTTCAAATGGCTGGGACGGAAGTTATACAAAAACAGAAAATAATATAAACAATGCATATATTTGTTTTTTTGGTGGAAAATTCTCAGAGAACTTAAATGCACAATCCTTCAAGAATAAAATGGCACCACCAACACATGTTTGGAAAACTGAATTACCAGAACAAACAGTAAATAAAATGGTAGACGATTTAAACTCAGTATTTCCTAAATCAAAAGAAAAATTCTTAGATAAACATGTTTTTGTCAACTGGATAGATTATCCTTTTGCTAAAGGAAGTTACAGTTGTTATAAAGTCGGACAATGGTCAACCATTGCTGGATTAGAAATAGAACCAATTGGCAACTTTTTATTTGCAGGCGAACATTGTAGCGAACTATTTCAAGGATTTATGAACGGAGCAGCAGCAACTGGCAAACAAGTAGCAACAGCAATTTTAGAAAGCATTAAAGTAAGTTAA
- a CDS encoding DUF1569 domain-containing protein has translation MAKSLFDTSTQQEIQARLNQLNENSTRKWGKMSVSQMLKHMDIAFAVPIKKITVEKDKLFVLAANPVTRFFIVTLANKWPKNLMTAKEFIVETDENFNQAKTEFLQTYNAFLIATDFSGVHPIFGVMKKEMWGTAMYKHLNHHLEQFGV, from the coding sequence ATGGCTAAATCTTTATTTGATACATCGACACAACAAGAAATTCAAGCACGATTAAATCAACTCAACGAAAATTCTACAAGAAAATGGGGAAAAATGTCAGTGTCTCAAATGTTAAAACACATGGACATTGCCTTTGCTGTTCCTATTAAAAAAATTACAGTAGAAAAAGACAAACTATTTGTTTTAGCAGCTAATCCAGTAACTCGTTTTTTTATAGTTACTTTAGCTAATAAATGGCCAAAAAATTTAATGACAGCTAAAGAATTTATTGTAGAAACAGATGAAAATTTTAATCAAGCCAAAACAGAATTTCTACAAACCTATAATGCCTTTTTAATAGCTACAGATTTCTCTGGCGTACATCCAATTTTTGGCGTAATGAAAAAAGAAATGTGGGGAACAGCTATGTACAAACACTTAAATCATCACTTAGAACAATTTGGTGTGTAA
- a CDS encoding NAD(P)H-dependent oxidoreductase: MKILAFAGSNSSTSINKALVQFVLKQFPEHEINLIDLNDFEMPIFSIDREKNGIPNEAHLFLKHIEDADIIICSLAEHNRSYTVAFKNIFDWSSRINVKVFQNKPMLLMSTSPGGFGGGNVLNTAKTFLPQFGAAIKATFSLPKFYENFDTFSESFTNPELLVTLNQTIEEFKQSISQN; this comes from the coding sequence ATGAAAATACTCGCATTTGCAGGTAGTAATTCTTCTACCTCAATTAATAAAGCATTAGTACAATTTGTGCTAAAACAATTTCCAGAGCACGAAATAAATCTAATTGATTTAAACGATTTTGAAATGCCTATTTTTTCTATAGATAGAGAAAAAAATGGTATTCCCAATGAAGCTCATTTATTTCTAAAGCATATAGAAGATGCCGATATTATTATTTGTTCTTTAGCAGAACACAATAGGTCGTATACTGTTGCATTTAAAAATATATTCGATTGGAGTTCAAGAATCAATGTAAAAGTATTTCAAAATAAACCAATGTTGTTAATGAGTACATCGCCAGGTGGTTTTGGTGGTGGCAATGTTTTAAATACAGCAAAAACTTTTCTTCCACAGTTTGGGGCAGCTATTAAAGCGACCTTTTCTTTGCCAAAATTCTACGAAAACTTCGATACATTTAGTGAATCGTTCACAAATCCAGAACTTTTAGTAACTTTAAATCAAACTATTGAAGAATTCAAACAAAGTATCTCACAAAATTAA